ATCTGTACTCATTGATCAAAATATAACTTTTGCTCAAAATTTGGTCAAAAAAGACAAAAAATACTAAATTATTTTTAAAAATGAACTTGTGATAATTGCCTTCAAATAAACATTTTGAATTTTCTTTGTCTTTCTTTACATTTCTAAAAATGCCCCCTGCCGGAATCGAACCAGCAACTACTCCTTAGGAGGGAGTTGTTATATCCATTGAACTAAGGGAGCTAGATAAAAACTCTGCTGAAAAAGCAGAGTTTTTGAGTCGAATTAACGACGGATTTCTTTGATACGAGCTGCTTTACCTTGAAGAGCACGCAAGTAGTACAATTTCGCACGACGTACTTTACCGTAACGAACAACTTCGATTTTTTCAACACGTGGAGTGTGGATAGGGAAGATACGCTCAACACCTACACCGTTAGAGATTTTACGAACTGTGTAGTTTTCAGAGATGCCA
This window of the Streptococcus sp. 116-D4 genome carries:
- the rplS gene encoding 50S ribosomal protein L19: MNPLIQSLTEGQLRTDIPSFRPGDTVRVHAKVVEGNRERIQIFEGVVIARKGAGISENYTVRKISNGVGVERIFPIHTPRVEKIEVVRYGKVRRAKLYYLRALQGKAARIKEIRR